The following proteins are encoded in a genomic region of Arcobacter suis CECT 7833:
- the nadC gene encoding carboxylating nicotinate-nucleotide diphosphorylase produces MINIKKFVKNAIIEDNGRGDLFFDVAPKGRFTARAICKSDGILAGVQYAKVLARTEKFDCKFLKNDGDELKKGDVIAELEGKASILLSSERTFLNMLQHASGIATMANKYAKLIEGTGVVLLDTRKTRPQLRDFEKYASRVGGAINHRLGLDDCLMLKDTHLRTIDNLEEFVKKARKRISWVTKIEIECETFDQVKEAMHAGGDIIMCDNMNIKQIEEVVAFRNKEYPHILLEASGNINLETIKSYALTGVDAISSGSIIHQATWLDFSMKFD; encoded by the coding sequence ATGATTAATATTAAAAAATTTGTAAAAAATGCCATTATTGAAGATAATGGAAGAGGAGATTTATTCTTCGATGTTGCTCCAAAAGGTAGATTTACTGCACGAGCTATTTGTAAATCAGATGGAATTCTAGCAGGTGTTCAATATGCAAAAGTATTAGCAAGAACTGAAAAATTTGATTGTAAGTTTTTGAAAAATGATGGTGATGAATTAAAAAAAGGCGATGTTATTGCTGAACTTGAAGGGAAAGCTTCAATATTACTTTCATCAGAGCGAACTTTCTTAAATATGCTACAACATGCAAGTGGAATTGCTACTATGGCAAATAAATATGCAAAACTTATAGAAGGAACAGGAGTTGTTTTATTAGATACTAGAAAAACAAGACCACAATTAAGAGATTTTGAAAAATATGCTTCAAGAGTTGGAGGAGCAATAAATCATAGACTTGGACTTGATGATTGTTTGATGCTAAAAGATACTCACTTAAGAACTATAGATAATCTTGAAGAGTTTGTAAAAAAAGCTAGAAAAAGAATTTCATGGGTTACAAAAATAGAAATTGAGTGTGAAACTTTTGACCAAGTAAAAGAAGCTATGCATGCAGGTGGAGATATTATTATGTGTGATAATATGAATATTAAACAAATAGAAGAAGTAGTGGCTTTTAGAAATAAAGAATATCCCCATATTTTATTAGAAGCTAGTGGAAATATAAATCTTGAAACTATTAAAAGTTATGCTTTAACAGGTGTTGATGCAATTAGTAGTGGAAGTATTATTCATCAAGCAACTTGGCTTGATTTTTCCATGAAGTTTGATTAG
- the lpxC gene encoding UDP-3-O-acyl-N-acetylglucosamine deacetylase yields MKQRTIAKSTEIVGIGLHKGVPVKMRLEPLESDMGIIFYRVDAGVTIPLKKEFVVDTKMATVIGKDGVVISTIEHLLSAVYAYGIDNLRIIIDNDEVPVLDGSSSGYCMLIEEAGIKELDKSKKAIKIKKMVEVTTPDGKRVCLKPSNRIVYDFEIDFEHPAIGKQKFHFDYSIAEYKENISRARTFGFLHEVQYLRSIGLAQGGSMENAIVLDQTKVLNPEGLRFDDEFVRHKILDAIGDMALLEYTMVGEYDAIAGSHHLNHLLTKKLFESAENYEIIDLEEASSEAVVFEMAYANADN; encoded by the coding sequence ATGAAACAAAGAACAATAGCAAAAAGTACAGAAATAGTTGGAATTGGACTTCATAAAGGTGTTCCTGTAAAAATGAGACTTGAACCACTTGAAAGTGACATGGGGATTATTTTTTACAGAGTTGATGCAGGAGTTACAATTCCACTTAAAAAAGAATTTGTTGTTGACACAAAAATGGCAACAGTAATTGGAAAAGATGGAGTGGTTATTTCAACAATTGAACATCTTTTATCTGCTGTATATGCTTATGGAATTGATAATTTAAGAATTATAATAGATAATGATGAGGTTCCCGTTCTTGATGGAAGTTCATCTGGATATTGTATGTTGATTGAAGAAGCTGGAATTAAAGAACTAGATAAATCAAAAAAAGCAATAAAAATCAAAAAAATGGTTGAAGTTACTACACCTGATGGGAAAAGAGTTTGTTTAAAACCATCAAATCGAATAGTTTATGATTTTGAAATTGATTTTGAACATCCAGCTATTGGAAAACAAAAATTTCATTTTGATTATTCAATTGCAGAATATAAAGAAAATATTAGTCGAGCTAGAACATTTGGATTTTTACATGAAGTTCAATATTTAAGAAGTATAGGATTAGCTCAAGGTGGAAGTATGGAAAATGCTATTGTCCTTGATCAAACAAAAGTTTTAAATCCTGAAGGTTTAAGATTTGATGACGAGTTTGTTAGACATAAAATCCTTGATGCGATTGGTGATATGGCACTTTTAGAATATACAATGGTTGGTGAATATGATGCAATTGCTGGAAGTCACCACTTAAATCATTTACTTACAAAAAAACTTTTTGAGAGTGCTGAAAACTATGAGATTATTGACTTAGAAGAAGCAAGTAGTGAAGCTGTTGTATTTGAAATGGCTTATGCAAATGCTGATAATTAA
- the rbfA gene encoding 30S ribosome-binding factor RbfA, translating into MKSINLQRTESLLMELIPEALSNLVDTRINSLPITAVNCKNGKYDAIVYFDGSDYDKTEIKEIIASLNKANGRLKTHILASTGWYKCPNFTFLNDTSLEKSKNIEALFAQIRKTKSEEE; encoded by the coding sequence ATGAAAAGTATCAATTTACAAAGAACTGAATCTTTATTGATGGAATTAATTCCTGAAGCATTATCAAATTTAGTTGATACAAGAATTAATTCTTTACCAATAACTGCTGTTAATTGCAAAAATGGTAAATATGATGCGATTGTATATTTTGATGGTTCTGATTATGATAAAACTGAAATCAAAGAGATTATTGCCTCATTAAATAAGGCAAATGGAAGATTAAAGACTCATATTTTAGCAAGTACTGGTTGGTATAAATGTCCAAACTTTACTTTTTTAAATGACACATCTTTAGAAAAATCAAAAAATATTGAAGCATTATTTGCTCAAATTAGAAAAACAAAAAGTGAAGAAGAATGA
- a CDS encoding YlxR family protein produces MPSLKKTLRTCVVCRGKFEQKELLRLKCEEKKLLFYNNFGRSFYICSECEKLLQTDINGKDYKKIEKSLCKECKNKDKYVTQLKEMLTDVR; encoded by the coding sequence TTGCCTAGTTTAAAAAAAACCTTAAGAACTTGCGTCGTTTGCCGAGGCAAATTTGAACAAAAAGAGTTATTAAGACTAAAATGTGAAGAAAAAAAATTATTGTTTTACAATAATTTTGGTAGAAGTTTTTATATCTGTAGTGAGTGTGAAAAACTATTACAAACGGATATAAATGGAAAAGATTATAAAAAAATCGAAAAATCACTTTGTAAAGAGTGTAAAAATAAAGATAAGTATGTCACACAACTTAAGGAGATGCTAACAGATGTCAGATAA
- the thrB gene encoding homoserine kinase — MKVSVPATSANLGPGFDCLGLAISMKNQVIIRPSKFHSVSLKGEGANNPALKDNNMFISIFNDFYHNLSYKKRHFRFEFQNEIPLSRGLGSSSAVIVSAIASAYAIEGIKLEKDKLLNLALAYENHPDNITPAVMGGFNVACVQENEVRYIHKEIPKTLKAVVVVPNRAISTQLSRKTLPFKYSKEDAVFNISHSSLLTAAFMAEDWEMLKHASHDQIHQKYRMKQMPELFDVQKTALKEGALMSTLSGSGSTLFSMSYADDSKNLEKMLKVKFPHFKVFVADFDNTGVRIEI; from the coding sequence ATGAAAGTAAGCGTTCCAGCTACTAGTGCAAATTTAGGCCCAGGTTTTGACTGCTTAGGTCTAGCAATCTCAATGAAAAACCAAGTAATCATAAGACCATCAAAATTTCATAGCGTATCTTTAAAAGGTGAGGGTGCAAATAATCCTGCTTTAAAAGATAACAATATGTTTATCTCAATTTTTAATGATTTTTATCACAATTTATCATATAAAAAAAGACATTTTAGATTTGAATTTCAAAATGAAATTCCCTTATCAAGAGGTTTAGGAAGTTCATCTGCTGTAATAGTTTCTGCAATTGCAAGTGCATATGCGATTGAGGGAATCAAACTTGAAAAAGATAAATTACTAAATTTAGCTTTAGCTTATGAAAATCATCCTGATAATATTACACCTGCTGTTATGGGTGGATTTAATGTAGCTTGTGTTCAAGAAAATGAAGTAAGATATATTCATAAAGAAATACCAAAAACTTTAAAAGCAGTTGTAGTTGTACCAAATAGAGCAATTTCAACTCAACTTTCAAGAAAAACTCTTCCTTTTAAATATTCGAAAGAAGATGCCGTTTTTAATATCTCACACTCTTCATTATTAACAGCAGCATTTATGGCTGAAGATTGGGAAATGCTAAAACATGCTTCCCATGACCAAATTCATCAAAAATATAGAATGAAACAGATGCCAGAGCTTTTTGATGTTCAAAAAACAGCTCTTAAAGAAGGTGCTTTAATGAGTACTTTATCTGGTTCTGGATCAACTTTATTTTCTATGTCTTATGCTGATGATAGTAAAAATCTTGAGAAAATGTTAAAGGTTAAATTCCCTCATTTTAAAGTATTTGTAGCTGATTTTGATAATACTGGCGTGAGAATAGAAATTTGA
- the infB gene encoding translation initiation factor IF-2, translated as MSDKVRVYEIAEEAGASSADVIAKAKDLNIELKSPQSAVSYEDAEEITKYIMTGNSSRLPSKPVSKAKKIVEKITEEIAEEEVQETKIELEKVEVIEKKEPEVTKKPELKKVIISKPISKPALKPAQEEFDKPEVNPDNASKIVPKRRGLVIVKKNKPKDEEEVVKSYDSDAQPRKQMKSLSEILGANEEDDKSNSDNYNLSEEQRKNRIKKEKKKSVVKAQDHGKKLEVDRAYTDDFVSSDDSLLGEEVVLLDMDLGDGFKIFDEPKPQNPAKQSRSSRPAAFGNAPQGLKRGKRKKRIVRTQEEIEITEVTIPEDIRVYEFAEACGKSPAEVITVLFSLGMMVTKNDFLKQDELEILGEEFGIEVTVSDALEDVNYVSDYHDEDIDESTFVTRPPVVTIMGHVDHGKTSLLDKIRSSKVAKGEAGGITQHISSYTVEKNGQKITFVDTPGHAAFSAMRARGSAITDIVIIVVAADDGVKPQTEEVISHAKASGCPIIVAINKMDKETANPDMVKAQMAERDLTPIDWGGNTEFIGVSALTGEGIEELLENILIQAELLELKADPTAKAKAAVVESSLEKGRGPVATIIVQNGTLRIGDNIVCDTTFGRVKAITDDNGNPVKELGLSETGTVLGLNDVPTTGSVMVVQDTDKEARDIATTRAEHARAKELSKSTKVSLEEMSGLIAEGKIKALPVIIKTDVGGSLEAIKGSLEKIANEEVKVKVIHAAVGGITESDLVLAGASEGCIILGFNVRPTGSVKAKAKADGVTINTYSIIYDLIDDVKDTLSGMMSAVIREENTGQAEVRDTFVVPKVGTVAGCLVTDGKVIRGGHARIIRDGVVTYTGKISSLKRFKDDAKEVANGYECGIMFDKFNDIKPGDFIETFIQIEEKVSVDRK; from the coding sequence ATGTCAGATAAAGTAAGAGTTTATGAGATTGCAGAAGAAGCGGGAGCTAGTAGCGCAGACGTAATTGCAAAGGCTAAAGATTTAAATATTGAACTTAAATCACCCCAAAGCGCAGTATCATATGAAGATGCTGAAGAAATTACAAAATATATCATGACTGGAAATAGTTCAAGATTACCAAGTAAGCCAGTATCTAAAGCAAAAAAAATTGTTGAAAAGATAACAGAAGAAATTGCTGAAGAAGAAGTACAAGAGACTAAAATTGAATTAGAAAAAGTTGAAGTTATAGAGAAAAAAGAGCCTGAGGTTACAAAAAAACCAGAGTTAAAAAAAGTTATAATTTCAAAACCTATTTCAAAACCTGCTTTAAAACCTGCTCAAGAAGAATTTGATAAACCTGAAGTTAATCCTGATAATGCTAGTAAGATAGTGCCTAAAAGAAGAGGTTTGGTAATTGTTAAAAAGAATAAACCTAAAGATGAAGAAGAAGTTGTAAAATCATATGATTCTGATGCTCAACCTAGAAAACAAATGAAATCATTAAGTGAGATTTTAGGCGCAAATGAAGAAGATGACAAATCAAATAGTGATAATTACAATTTAAGTGAAGAACAAAGAAAAAATAGAATAAAAAAAGAAAAAAAGAAGAGTGTAGTTAAAGCACAAGATCATGGTAAAAAATTAGAAGTTGATAGAGCTTATACTGACGATTTTGTAAGTTCTGATGATTCTTTACTTGGAGAAGAAGTAGTTTTACTTGATATGGATTTAGGGGATGGATTTAAAATTTTTGATGAACCAAAACCTCAAAATCCTGCTAAACAATCTAGAAGTTCAAGACCAGCTGCTTTTGGAAATGCACCTCAAGGTTTAAAAAGAGGAAAAAGAAAGAAAAGAATAGTTAGAACTCAAGAAGAAATTGAAATTACTGAAGTTACAATTCCAGAGGATATTAGAGTTTATGAATTTGCAGAAGCTTGTGGTAAATCACCTGCTGAAGTAATTACAGTATTATTTTCTTTAGGAATGATGGTTACTAAAAATGACTTCTTAAAACAAGATGAGTTAGAAATTCTTGGTGAAGAATTTGGAATAGAAGTAACAGTTAGTGATGCACTAGAAGATGTGAATTATGTTAGTGATTATCATGATGAAGATATTGATGAAAGTACATTTGTAACAAGACCTCCAGTTGTAACTATTATGGGACATGTTGACCATGGTAAAACTTCATTATTAGATAAAATTAGATCTTCTAAAGTAGCAAAAGGTGAAGCAGGTGGGATTACTCAACATATTTCATCTTATACAGTTGAAAAAAATGGGCAAAAAATAACATTTGTAGATACTCCAGGACATGCTGCTTTCTCTGCTATGAGAGCTAGAGGTTCAGCTATTACTGATATTGTTATTATTGTTGTTGCAGCTGATGATGGTGTAAAACCTCAAACTGAAGAAGTTATTTCACATGCAAAAGCAAGTGGTTGTCCAATAATTGTTGCAATTAATAAAATGGATAAAGAAACAGCAAATCCAGATATGGTAAAAGCTCAAATGGCTGAAAGAGATTTAACTCCTATTGATTGGGGTGGAAATACAGAATTCATAGGTGTTTCTGCTTTAACAGGTGAGGGTATTGAAGAATTATTAGAAAATATTTTAATTCAAGCAGAACTTTTAGAGCTTAAAGCCGATCCTACTGCAAAAGCAAAAGCAGCAGTTGTTGAATCTTCACTTGAAAAAGGAAGAGGACCAGTTGCTACTATTATTGTTCAAAATGGTACATTAAGAATCGGTGATAATATTGTTTGTGATACTACTTTTGGTAGAGTAAAAGCAATTACTGATGATAATGGAAATCCAGTTAAAGAGTTAGGATTATCTGAAACAGGTACTGTTTTAGGATTAAATGATGTTCCAACAACTGGTTCTGTAATGGTTGTTCAAGATACTGATAAAGAAGCAAGAGATATTGCAACTACAAGAGCTGAACATGCACGAGCTAAAGAGTTATCAAAATCAACTAAAGTATCTTTAGAAGAGATGAGTGGATTAATTGCTGAGGGTAAAATCAAAGCACTTCCAGTTATTATCAAAACAGATGTTGGTGGTTCTCTTGAAGCTATCAAAGGTTCATTAGAAAAAATTGCAAATGAAGAAGTAAAAGTAAAAGTTATTCATGCAGCAGTTGGTGGAATTACTGAATCGGATTTAGTTCTAGCTGGTGCGTCTGAGGGTTGTATAATTTTAGGATTTAATGTAAGACCTACAGGTTCAGTTAAAGCTAAAGCAAAAGCAGATGGTGTAACTATTAATACATATTCTATTATTTATGATTTGATTGATGATGTTAAAGATACATTATCAGGAATGATGAGTGCAGTAATTAGAGAAGAAAACACTGGTCAAGCTGAAGTTAGAGATACATTCGTTGTTCCAAAAGTGGGAACTGTAGCTGGATGTTTAGTAACTGATGGTAAAGTTATTAGAGGTGGACATGCAAGAATTATTAGAGATGGTGTTGTAACATATACTGGTAAAATTTCATCATTAAAAAGATTTAAAGATGATGCAAAAGAAGTTGCAAATGGTTATGAGTGTGGTATTATGTTTGACAAGTTCAATGATATTAAACCAGGTGACTTCATTGAAACATTTATTCAAATTGAAGAGAAAGTATCAGTAGATAGAAAATAA
- the ribD gene encoding bifunctional diaminohydroxyphosphoribosylaminopyrimidine deaminase/5-amino-6-(5-phosphoribosylamino)uracil reductase RibD: MKIDDNFYMRLAIDEAWKYQLLTYPNPAVGCVIVKDGKLLSIEAHKEAGMPHAEVNALKAAYLVDNPNSVLKTKNSSHEIHNFLLENHNGYFNDCEIYVTLEPCNHIGKTPSCANLLKELKPKRVIIAHEDINKVASGGIETLKSVNIDMSLVCMKKEAYNLLYPFIKWSSGTFIFYKMAQTLNGCIDGAVSSKMSQLYVHTLRDKVDLMLIGGNTVRIDKPTLDARYILGRAPNIMIYSKNKIFDNSIPLFKVPNREVFISDDLFKLLDYKFVMVEGVYNLMNILKEKIDYIILIVSPKIRNGINALNEIDIDFEVVHENYIGEDKIVFLRRK; the protein is encoded by the coding sequence ATGAAAATAGATGATAATTTTTATATGAGATTAGCTATTGATGAAGCATGGAAATATCAACTTTTAACATATCCAAATCCTGCTGTTGGTTGTGTAATTGTAAAAGATGGTAAGTTATTGTCAATAGAGGCTCATAAAGAGGCTGGAATGCCCCATGCAGAAGTTAATGCACTTAAAGCCGCATACTTAGTTGATAATCCAAATTCAGTATTAAAAACAAAAAATAGTTCTCATGAAATTCATAATTTTCTTTTAGAAAATCATAATGGGTATTTTAATGATTGTGAAATTTATGTAACACTTGAACCTTGTAATCATATAGGTAAAACTCCATCATGTGCAAACTTATTAAAAGAGTTAAAACCTAAACGAGTAATTATCGCCCACGAAGATATAAATAAAGTTGCCTCAGGTGGTATAGAAACACTAAAAAGTGTAAACATAGATATGAGTTTAGTATGTATGAAAAAAGAAGCTTATAACCTTTTATATCCATTTATAAAGTGGAGTAGCGGTACTTTTATATTTTATAAAATGGCACAAACTTTAAATGGTTGTATTGATGGAGCAGTATCCTCAAAAATGAGTCAATTATATGTTCATACCTTAAGAGATAAAGTAGATTTAATGTTAATTGGTGGAAATACTGTACGAATTGATAAACCAACTCTTGATGCAAGATATATTTTAGGACGAGCACCAAATATAATGATATACAGTAAAAATAAGATTTTCGATAATAGTATCCCATTATTTAAAGTACCAAATAGAGAAGTATTTATTAGTGATGATTTATTTAAACTACTCGATTATAAGTTTGTTATGGTTGAAGGTGTTTATAATTTAATGAATATACTAAAAGAAAAAATTGATTATATTATACTTATTGTAAGTCCAAAAATTAGAAATGGAATTAATGCTTTAAATGAAATTGATATAGATTTTGAAGTTGTACATGAGAATTATATTGGTGAAGATAAAATAGTTTTTTTAAGAAGAAAGTAA
- the rimP gene encoding ribosome maturation factor RimP, translating to MSLEESIKLAVESLGANLYDIVSAKEHDRNIFRVLVTTSNGISLDKCAEISRMISPILDVDEPMGGEYILEVSSPGIERKLRKKEHFLASIGEKVKIKNFATEVFKGELIFADNEKIVVKTEFGDDEIKYDNILAAATYFEW from the coding sequence ATGAGTTTAGAAGAATCAATAAAATTAGCAGTAGAAAGTTTAGGTGCAAATCTTTATGATATTGTTAGTGCAAAAGAACATGATAGAAATATTTTTAGAGTTTTAGTTACTACTTCAAATGGTATTAGTTTGGATAAATGTGCTGAGATTTCAAGAATGATTTCCCCTATATTAGATGTTGATGAACCAATGGGTGGAGAATATATTCTTGAAGTAAGTTCTCCAGGAATTGAACGAAAACTTAGAAAAAAAGAGCATTTCCTTGCATCTATTGGAGAAAAAGTAAAAATTAAGAATTTTGCAACAGAAGTATTTAAAGGTGAATTAATTTTTGCTGATAATGAAAAAATAGTTGTTAAAACTGAATTTGGTGACGATGAAATCAAATATGATAATATTTTAGCGGCAGCTACATACTTCGAATGGTAA
- a CDS encoding M23 family metallopeptidase, with amino-acid sequence MKFTSKNGKVFWIFIILLVLVMAIVAFLFLSPTFERVAPKVSIAKEIYWNLQKPIKVDISDNNNIKSYVVSFNDGQKQIALDTKVVKDEKGLMELEILPPSFDETYKPKEGNIKIDVYDTSKWNFFRGNQTIVNSKLIIDKKSPVANVIGNSYLLRQGGSGIIIVEITDENIKDYYISFNDEEVFELFPFYKKNFYISIITWPVQIKEFKKVNLIAVDMAGNKTVAKVPFYIKTFAEKADDIKVSDDFINGVSKQVLENSEMNIPTETVDIFIKANKELREKNVKTIREVVRKNFSNTLVTSYDIKPFLRLENSATVAGFGERRSYFYNDQKIDEAWHLGMDWASTKRAPIKTFNDGKVIYKDYLGIYGDTIILDHGLGLASLYAHTSTINVELNDEVKAGQQIGNTGATGAVFGDHLHFGMLVQGIEVNPNEWLDFTWMKTNVTKTIEDAVKIINGSTK; translated from the coding sequence TTGAAATTTACAAGTAAAAACGGAAAAGTATTTTGGATTTTTATAATCCTTTTAGTATTGGTTATGGCAATAGTTGCCTTTTTATTTTTGTCACCTACATTTGAAAGGGTTGCTCCAAAAGTATCTATTGCAAAAGAAATTTATTGGAATTTGCAAAAACCAATAAAAGTTGATATTTCAGATAATAACAATATTAAGTCATATGTTGTTAGTTTTAATGATGGGCAAAAACAAATAGCTTTAGATACAAAAGTTGTTAAAGATGAAAAAGGTTTAATGGAATTAGAAATATTACCTCCTTCATTTGATGAAACTTATAAACCTAAAGAGGGAAATATTAAAATCGATGTTTACGATACAAGTAAATGGAATTTTTTTAGAGGGAATCAAACAATTGTAAATTCAAAGTTAATAATTGATAAAAAAAGTCCAGTTGCGAATGTAATTGGGAATTCTTATTTATTAAGACAAGGTGGAAGTGGAATTATTATTGTTGAGATTACTGATGAAAATATAAAAGATTATTACATTTCTTTTAATGATGAAGAAGTGTTTGAACTTTTCCCTTTTTATAAAAAGAATTTTTATATATCAATTATTACTTGGCCTGTTCAAATAAAAGAGTTTAAAAAAGTAAATTTAATTGCAGTTGATATGGCTGGTAATAAAACTGTTGCTAAAGTTCCTTTTTATATAAAAACTTTTGCTGAAAAAGCTGATGATATAAAAGTATCAGACGATTTTATTAATGGTGTTAGTAAACAAGTTTTAGAAAATAGTGAAATGAATATTCCTACTGAAACAGTTGATATTTTCATAAAAGCAAATAAAGAACTTAGAGAAAAAAATGTTAAAACTATAAGAGAAGTAGTAAGGAAAAATTTCTCTAATACTTTAGTAACTTCATATGATATAAAACCTTTTTTAAGATTAGAAAATTCAGCAACTGTAGCTGGTTTTGGTGAAAGAAGAAGTTATTTTTATAATGATCAAAAAATAGATGAAGCTTGGCATTTAGGAATGGATTGGGCAAGTACAAAAAGAGCTCCAATTAAAACATTTAATGATGGAAAAGTAATTTATAAAGATTATTTAGGAATTTATGGGGATACAATTATTTTAGATCATGGTTTAGGATTAGCTTCTCTTTATGCTCATACAAGTACTATAAATGTTGAATTAAATGATGAAGTAAAAGCTGGTCAACAAATAGGAAATACAGGAGCAACTGGAGCTGTATTTGGAGATCATCTACATTTTGGTATGTTAGTTCAAGGAATAGAAGTAAATCCTAATGAGTGGCTTGATTTTACTTGGATGAAAACTAATGTTACAAAAACAATTGAAGATGCTGTAAAAATTATAAATGGAAGCACTAAATGA
- a CDS encoding DHH family phosphoesterase, producing MKKDFILSNKVDMSEYTKALQLIEKSRYILIITHVNPDPDSIGSALALSNLFHENKIKHKVFNISSDLPQNLDFIPRFDKITDQLPAFFDLAISVDCGTYKRLGFELDSNIPLINFDHHKSNNSFGVVNIVDSQKSSTAELVFEFFKHNGLYITKDSATALYVGIYDDTLAFSLGRCDEKTFEKINFLVECGASPSEIANKLLRRDSLAKYRIIPKVLDSLELFKEGEVASIVAYEEWFKQTGAHNRDCEDALDMIMSIAIVRIAVFVRVVNGVSRVSLRSKGQIDVSKIAGEFGGGGHFNASGCTIETLDVEKAKEIVLKEIFEIYK from the coding sequence TTGAAAAAAGATTTTATATTAAGTAATAAAGTTGATATGTCTGAATATACAAAAGCTTTACAGCTTATTGAAAAAAGTAGATATATTTTAATAATTACACATGTAAATCCTGATCCTGATTCTATTGGTTCAGCATTAGCTTTATCAAATCTATTTCATGAAAATAAGATAAAACATAAAGTTTTTAATATTAGTTCGGATTTACCTCAAAATCTTGATTTTATACCAAGATTTGATAAAATCACAGATCAGTTACCTGCATTTTTTGATTTAGCTATAAGTGTTGATTGTGGAACTTATAAAAGGTTGGGTTTTGAACTTGATTCAAATATTCCTTTAATAAATTTTGATCATCACAAATCAAATAATAGTTTTGGCGTAGTAAATATCGTTGATTCTCAGAAAAGTTCAACTGCAGAGTTAGTTTTTGAATTTTTTAAACATAATGGATTGTATATTACAAAAGATTCAGCAACTGCACTTTATGTTGGTATTTATGATGATACTTTAGCATTTTCTTTAGGAAGATGTGATGAAAAAACATTTGAAAAAATAAATTTTTTAGTTGAATGCGGAGCTAGTCCTTCTGAAATAGCGAATAAACTTTTACGAAGAGATTCTTTGGCAAAATACAGAATTATTCCAAAAGTTCTTGATAGTTTAGAATTATTCAAAGAGGGTGAAGTAGCTTCAATAGTTGCTTATGAAGAGTGGTTTAAACAAACAGGTGCTCACAATAGAGATTGTGAAGATGCCCTTGATATGATTATGAGTATAGCAATTGTAAGAATTGCTGTTTTCGTAAGAGTAGTAAATGGAGTATCAAGAGTCTCTTTACGATCAAAGGGTCAAATAGATGTTTCTAAAATAGCAGGAGAATTTGGTGGCGGAGGTCATTTTAATGCTTCTGGTTGTACAATAGAAACATTAGATGTTGAAAAAGCAAAAGAAATAGTATTAAAGGAAATTTTTGAAATTTACAAGTAA
- the efp gene encoding elongation factor P yields MAIGMSELKKGLKIEVDGVPYKITEYQHVKPGKGAAFVRCKIKSFLNGKVIEKTFHAGDKCEVPNLQQKQMQFLYDDGELLQFMDNATYEQEGLTYDQVGEAFDWIIDGMSCDMMYYNGKAITVEPPMVVELKIVETPPNFKGDSQGGRKPATLESGAVVQIPFHILEGDIIKCDTRTGEYLEKVK; encoded by the coding sequence ATGGCAATTGGTATGAGTGAATTAAAAAAGGGATTAAAAATTGAAGTAGATGGTGTTCCTTATAAAATTACAGAATATCAACATGTAAAACCTGGTAAAGGGGCAGCATTTGTTAGATGTAAAATAAAATCATTTTTAAATGGAAAAGTAATTGAAAAAACTTTCCACGCTGGTGATAAATGTGAAGTTCCAAACTTACAACAAAAACAAATGCAATTTTTATATGATGATGGTGAATTATTACAATTTATGGATAATGCAACTTATGAGCAAGAAGGTTTAACTTACGATCAAGTGGGTGAAGCATTTGACTGGATTATTGATGGTATGAGTTGTGATATGATGTATTACAATGGAAAAGCTATCACTGTTGAGCCTCCAATGGTTGTAGAACTTAAAATTGTAGAAACTCCACCTAACTTCAAAGGTGATTCTCAAGGTGGTAGAAAACCTGCTACTTTAGAATCAGGTGCAGTTGTACAAATTCCTTTCCATATTCTTGAAGGTGACATTATTAAATGTGACACAAGAACTGGTGAATATTTAGAAAAAGTAAAATAG